The genomic window ctcagtgtttgtttgacctCTTCACATTGTCTTCTATCTGCGCATCTGTGCCAAAGTGCTGCGCagaaacaaatggaaaagaaCACGCTCTGTCATAGAGCCCAGCAACCCTCGCTAGCACCAACAAAATCCTGCCTGCTGTGGCttgtaaatatattaaaataaaatgttatttattttctctgatatTTTAACAGGTACGACTCTTGAAACAgcaagacagagacaggaatGAAGATTTTTATGTGAAGTCCATCTTCAAAGTCAATCAAAGTCACTCTGAAAATCTTGAGCAGTTCATTGTCTGGCTGATGTGCGTCTGAGAGCTGGAGACAAGCGACGGGCAGTGGCAGGAAGCAACATCCGTGTTTAACAGCTTTTCTCTGGGCCTCTGCTGGCTGCCGACCTCCCCCGTCTCCGTGTCACTGATGTCCAGGTCTGGCTGATACTCCGacatcgctgctgctgctgctgctgatgatgatgatgatactgCAGCTGCCTCTGAGGTGCCGTCACAGCAGGAGCacacctggaaaacacacacacaggtttgcatgAGTAATTAAAGCAAGAGGGTGTCTCACATGTTCATTTGAGAaaaataagctgttttcagacatgaactttggaGAATGACCAGAAAATTGCGTCTGGACATTTTGTCTTTCACGTATAAAGaagacagcaggagattgtaTGACTCAggacaacaggaacatttctggaacattcaggtgaaggGTGGCGTCttggtagagcagcaggagtcGGTACATAATTTATGAATTACTTTGCTGTTATCACCAAAACAAATTGTCGAATCTTGTCTTTCCGACATtcttaaaaaatctaaattatccGAAAAACTGCTGAATGTTAAATGAAAATTTAATAGAAATATCAACCAATAAATATATTCATCACATCTATAATTCTCATTCCAATAATGGACTATAAATATTCTACCTTGATGTCTATGGCCTTGGGTAGACTTCCATTCTTTATCCAGGGGTGGACCTCCATCAGCtccttcttctgctcctctgagaAGCACGGCTGGTTCTTGTGCATCAGCCgcagcttctctctgtcctctctgagCACTTGCTGGATGTTACTGCACATACAAGCAAACCCACAAACAGCCATTCAGCACACCAGCCAACAGTTGTATCTGACAGCACTTTATGTGGGTCAGGGTGAACTCTGAACACTAGAGGATCACTTcttctgacaacaacaaagaaaaggtTGGTTTCAAGCTATTTGTCTCCGCCACTTCCTGCAACACTTGAGAAAAATCAGATTCTGCTGCTAATCATCTGCTGAGTCCCATTCACTGTCTGGCTTCTCTTATCTATCAATTGTGCTGATGTAAGGGTGCCATCTGGTGGTTATAACTATCACTACATCCATAGAGGTCCAATGTGAGAAGCTGATTCTTGTTCATCTTTTTGGGCCTTTGTTTTGCCTGTCATGCACAAAGGCACAGAGACAGTAAACCCTGAGGGAAATACaaacagttgaaaaaaaaaacaagctataATAGTATGGAGGAGTTATGAAATTGGAGTTAAGacatatttctgtatttaattCTATTACCTGAAGACAGTAAAATGCAAACAGAGAAACTTAGAAAAAGTTCCAAAGAATTAATTATTAACAATACCACCATCTACTGAATTTCAGCTCTCAGCTCCCAGTGATAAAACTTTGAGATGTGAGCCAAGCCAGGGTGCAGATATGTTATGGTGTAATAACATAAGAGACCTCTAACTTGATTGTATAGCTGTGTGCAGCGCTATTTGTTTGTGCACTCGTGCAGTCGTCCGTAACGCTTTTCTCGTCCACGCAGACAGTGGGACCTCAtcgtttcagctgcagttttgcTCCAAGTAGCATACAATGCAGTTCTCTCGCTCATGCAAGAGCCACTAGCCCGTGCCATGAGCAGCCACAGCGGGTCCAACAGTACATACCTAATAAAGTGTTCGCTCTGCTCCATGTCTACGGGCCTTGCGTCGCTGCCGCTcagatgacctttgaccttctggCTGTTCTGGGACGAGTCCACGCTGCCAAAGTATTTACTGCTGTTGTTGCTTCCTGAAAACCAACAGGGGAGTGTCACACgattttatttatcacaaaaacacagtaaCTTTGTCACACCTGAGGAGTCGAGATTGACTTGACTTTACACATAACAGagcaacacaacagcaaaaaacTCAAATTACAACAAAGCTGATGTGACTTGTTGTAACTTTGTTCTGCTGATTTCCCCTGAGGTTGTGTTCTTTTTATCTAATGCTGTCCATGAGATGTAGAAAGTTAAGTTCGTACCTGTTCCACTGGCGGAGGTCCCACTAGCCGACACTCCACTGCCTGATGTCCTGCTCTTAGATGTACCGCTGTTGGACGTCCCGCTGGCCGAAGTTCCACAACCGTTGGACCCTGAGCCCATGGACCCTGAGGTGGCCGAACCTGTGCCTGAATAAGAGTCCTCTTGGAGCATAATGTCCAACATGTCACTGGATAAGGAGTTGGCATCGCTGGTGTTCCCGTCGCCATGTGAGCTTGCctgaaaaaaaccacaaacaggaaaacaatagCATTAAAGAGCAGCCTGACTTCAGAGATGGACTGCAGCGCTCTTTGTGATACAGGCAGGCCCAGTGTCATGAGTTGTGTTGGGTCTTGCCTCTGCAAATGAAGACTCCATTGTCAGTAAATATCTTTAAGGAGCATGGAAATGAGTCTGCCTCACCGATAACCAGGTGCACCATAGCACACCATTAAAGGTTGAGCTCAGTTAGCAACATGACAGTGATCTCGATCCATCTCCTGCTGATTTAAAGgagaatgtaaaatatatttatgttcaAGTGAAAAGATCAATTTGTAACAGTGATAGCTGCAAACATACTTTGTGTGTTCCTGGTCATGTCTtagcacaaaacaacacagagaaaacaacagcatgTCCCCACTGATGCTAAAAATGGTGTTATTAATGTGGTTCAAGCCTCGGATGCCCTGCATGCAAAATCAAAGAGTGGATGAACAATATGTGCATAAAATCATACAGTACTAATGTGATAAACAAAGATGTTCTATTACCGATACCAGCAAAGGAAATGCCTCTGATACAGCTGAAAATGTCGAGTCGGGCATCGGTGAGTACTGATCCGATACCACTTCTTTAAAGTGTGttagtttcacccagataaaactgcaattttcttttcctggagAAAACATCTTGATGAAGAAGGGATTTCCGGTAGTGTGTCAGTTAGAGCTACTTAAAATATCAGTAATTTGGCAATATTTCATGAAACGTAGCAACATGAACTGTATGCAGGACTTCAGGTTTAAGGTATTTAAAGGAAGTAATTGTTGTGGTTTCCccaagtttgttttctttttcagtttttactgtCAAACTAGATAATTAAAGGAGTTCTATGgcatttatgtatgtatttcttttttgaagggtttaacctgagccagaCCGTACAACAATAACAGCAGCCATCACTTCTGTACAGGGTTAGTAGCATACTACTGTTATAACATATTATATATCTTgttatattttcaaatgtacTGGTACTGGATCAGTACACGAGATCAGAAGATACACAAAGTCCAGGTTTCAGAATCAGCATTGTGAAGGTAAAAATGGTATCGGAACATCTCTAGCTatgatgttttgtttgttttaacttgTTAGACATTTTTTAGCAATTCTGTGAATTCTCGTTTTCTTACGTTTCTCAGTCTCATGCGTTATAATGCTACGTAATATATTTTCTGGAACAGACAAGGGTAGTGCAAATCATAAGTCATGAAGAGGAATACTAAGAGAAACTTTTACAGACATATTTGACATATGGATTCGGGGAGAAATGGGATTTGTGTATAGGTTTTCTGATGAGTCTCCTACCTCATTGCTGTAAGCCCTCAGCCTAGAGAACACTTTATCCCAAGACAAACGCTCACAGGCACAGCACGTGCACTCGCAAAACAACGGTCCAGGTGGACCAAGGAGACTGAGAGACGGCTAAAGGGATAATAACATCAAGTGTTAATACCCTTGGCCACATTTCATCGGAGTAGTCGAGATGGATTTGACTTTACATATGGCAGAGCaatacaacattaaaatacTGGCACTTTAACTGAGGAATCACTGTGAGGATGGCATTACATCACAGAGGGCTAAGAGATAAAAGATTATTGGGGGACCATGCCACAGCCTCCCTATGGGGGTCCACACAAGCCTCAATGAAAAAGTTCAGtgagacatttacattttatcctGACAGTTTAAGGAGAATATCAGTAACACGCTTCGGAAGACATGGGGAggaaagcagagagaaagaagacagCAACAGAAAGAGGGTTATTTCCTTGTTTACTGGCTTCGGCTCCCTCACCTTGGCTTGAGTGCCACTTGCTCCCTTGTCCCTTTCAGCGGGGTTCCCTTGTCCTCCAGGTGGCAGCACTGTGTTGTCCAGGAGGTCAACAgacagctccagctccagcagatTGAGGGGTGAGCTGCAGCCAGACTGGAACAGAGGTGGGGATGCCTGTCCTCCTCCCAATCCAGACTGGGGCGTCGAGGGGCGAGACTGGGCCTCCACCAGGCCCTTTGGGATTTCCGAGGATAGAGGGAGGTGGTACGATTGGGTAAGGTAACCTGCCTGAGGAGCAAAAAGGTTCTGGGGGCTGAAGGGATTCTGGACACCAAAGGAGGGTTGAACCATGAAGGTGCCCTGGCCTGGAAAGGCAGCCTGACAAAAAGGCTGTGTTTGGGTGGTGAAGCCTCCAGTCTCTGCATGGTACACTGGCTGTGGTGGTTGAGGCCCGGGGGGCATTGCAGAGTACATGTAGTTCGGCAGCATCAAAGCCACAATGGGGGTGACCATGGGGGCAGCGAAGGGaacaggatggatggatggctggCAGGGAGGGGCTTGGGTAGCCTGGTTGTCCCCAAAATTTGCTAGAGGGGGATCTGTGCTAGTCACTATGGAAGCAGGTGTGGGGTAACCCTGGAGTGGGTAGCCTGGCATCATGGCAGGGTAGGCCATGGAATACGGGGACTGCGAGGTGTCAGAGGAGGACCAAGACGTGGGGTTAAGACCATGGATTAGACGAGGTGGCCGCAGATGCTGTTGACTGTGATGGGACACCGTACTGTCCGAGGACACAACCTGCCTCGCTCGCTTCGACTTGGTCTTCTTATTTCGTGTTCCTCGGCGTGTGACGGGCTCTGCAGCCAGTCCAGGCTGTTTGAACGGTCGAGCAGCGGGCACAGCTGGAGGGTAGACAAGAACAAAAGCTGTTGAGTGATTAGTGATTTtgagattttcatttttcgttTGTTCCAAATCATCAACTACTTCTGCCTCTTGCCCCATATGACTTCTCTTAAGTGACGTTGCCACACTCCCAGTTCTTACAAATGACATTGCTGAGCCCAAAATATTAATGCAGATTAAAGTTATAACCATAAATTGTGATGTATGATCGTGATGATATGTCAGTGTGGTGTTCAGTGGTACCATCGCTGGAGGTCTGCTCTCGCTGGCGTTCCAGGTACTCAGAGCAGTTTGCTTTCAGCGTTGTGAGTCTACGGAGCTCTTTGAAGTGATGAAGGAAGGCCTGCTCCTCCTTCTGCGTGTGGGCCGCCAAAACCTGCTTGGTCAGCCCCAGTTTCTTGTAGGACTCCCTCTCCTGACTGGGAGGTGAAACAGCACGAGCAGGAGTCCTAGAGTTCTGGCAGGATTCTGCCATTTCCCCCGCTCCTGGTACATCCTCTATGATCTCTGCGAGGATGACAGAGGGGAAACTACTTTAAACACACAGTCCAGTAATGACAGGTGAAACGTTTGcagtgaaaatgataaaaagcaTTGAACAGGCACGGTAGTGGCCTGTAAAATAATGGCTCATTGTAACTGTAGGTGTAGTATTTACTACATCATCAGGTACTCATTGGTTAGTGCCTTCAGAAAGTACTTCTGTTTCATATTTGCCCCAAATTAGAGAGAGATTTCCTCGTTTTCCATTTATCGTTGTCATTAGAGTGGCCATTGAGCAATCTCTACAAACTCAACCTTTAAATCTGGATCCTTTTTTCTTCTGATCTGATATAATAAATATGCAGTAACAGATGACAGTATTTTGAAGATAAAATACTTTTCACTGCACTGTACCTGACTCTGGCTGAGGTTTCTTGTCTCCAACATGCACTATGGTGCTACTGTAGCTACACTGGCTGGTGATGGACACCACACTCTCCGGTTTGTTAGGTACAGGCAGGGGCAGCGAAGTGCCAACTACTGCAGTGGCGGCATCACTGGACTTTTTGTCTCGACCATCCAAAGTAGAAACACCAGACTGATCCTTTAACAAAGCTGGTTCTGCcaaagagaacagagaagaagacataCTGACACTGCATTCTTAATGTAGAGCCTGAGAGAGTTTAAAGAGCAAAGTGTGAAGGGATTAGAAGCtttatgtgatgatgatgtgactATAAGTTTCCTTTCAAGTTGTAAACAGAAGCAGTGCCACACCTTCAGACAACTGTATGTCGTTGGCCCCTTTCTGTTTGTCCTCATTTGAGTTAGAGGACGTGGTGTTGGAAGAAGAGTGACACTTCCTCTTCATGTTGATGGGAACATTACAGCTCTCCAAATACCTGCAAgaatcacaacaacacactgatCAGTTTACCATCTGTCACTGTCAAGTAGTTTTCAGCAAGAATAATGAAACCAGCGGAGAAATATTCGATGTTGGAGTTTTCTGTCAAAACATTTGCTATTTCACTGAAATAGTCCCATACATATAAGGAAGACTGTATATTCAGTGAAGTTCTAAGCAGATGACCTTCTTATTTTTGTCAGAAGACCATTTTTATCATACATATAACATTAAAGTGTACAAGGCTGGATATAAAATCTgtctttatattatatataggaTATTCAGGGATGACGGATACTAGTCCTCAAAATCATGTCAACTTTGTACCTGACGACGCTGTCCAAACAGCTGATCTGCTGGTAGGAGTAGACAGTCTGGTCGTTGAATGCCAGCTCCTCCTGGAAAGATGTCCGATTCTCCTCCATAGACCACGGCTCCTTCCAGTTGAGAGGGGTGGCCGGTTCTTTGGGCCGCACCACAGCTGAGCTCTTCTGAACAGACTCTACTGGGGAGAGGCCAGTGTTTAGGGGACAGCAGGGCTTACACGGCATATATCATTATTTgcttacattttacacacaaatatgcatcTGCAGCTTATCAGCTGGACTTACTGCTGATGCTTTTCTTGTTGTCTTGTTTGGTTGTCTGCTGCTCCTGACACTTCTGAAGGTGAACGCCTTTGCAGATTTCCTGAAAAGTTCGCTGTGAGATAGAGACAAGACGCTGCGGTCAGAAAAAATCcaatttataatatttttttcaatgttttgtgttttatattttatttaaatttggttGTGGTTCTCATATAAGCATGTATTTTGCATTTATGCGGTGTGGAATAAACTAAACAGAACTATAATATGATTATTGATATCGGCATTTGATTTATCCCAAATGATGATGATCAAATAGATACATTATAAATAGATAAACTATACAACTAACTAAATCAAATCTGTTGTATCAATAATTCTGATAATGTGAATAAGTTAAACTCtgaacacaaagtgaaaaaatcAGCCTCAACAATCAAGAGTTATGCTTAAGTCAGGACTATGGACCATTATTGTATGATCTTGTCCAGGTATGGCCACCTTGTATATTATTGGTACTCACAGGTCTGGCTTTGCTGctcagttcctcctcctcccacagcATCTTGCCCTTGTTAATGCTCTCACTTGACGAGGACATTCCCAGAAGGTGGTCATTGCTGTTCAGACTTCCGTGGCCACTGGACCCACTGTTATGAACCGGCTaatcagagacaaagagagggaagaTTAAAAATGAGAAGATGATGTAGAACTGCCTAAAATAATCTGTCTCTTCGACTCCTCctggattttatttaatttgatttgtctTTTGAAAGGATGATGTAGCTCTAATCCCTCAGCTCTGCCTTCGCCACAACGAGCTTCTAGGATTTATCACGGCTAAAAGATTCTGCCTTCTTTCATAATCAATACTTAACATCCtacatttcctttatttctcaTCCTCCCTCACCTGTAGCAGGAGGCGGTGGATCTGCTCGGTAATCTCCTGGATGTCAGGGTCCATGGTCTTTGTCCCCCCGACAGACAAGGCCGGGGCCACGAAAACATCTTCATTCACGGGGCCCCTGTTGGACAACGATGAACATCAATCGATGAAGATCAGAAACATTCAGACTACCTATCTGTTTAGATATTCACAAGACTGATACTCACATGCGGACTTTGTGTCTCCCGATGACAAAAGAGACCTTGCGGCTCCAGGGGTTGACAAAACTGGACCAGCTGGTGTCGAGGATGATGTACTCTCCGTTCCGTGCACAGAAGCGGATTGATGAGTGGTCAAACGGCTGCCCTGCGTACTGAAGGACTATACACAGAACCCAAAAAACACAAGTTAGAACAGCTTGTGGATAGATTTGCAGAAATTCTTTCTTGATCTTTTCAATTCTGCAGACTCACTCTTTCTGTGGATGGCCATCATGATGGGTCGGTCGTTGGgatgcaggtggaggaggaatgGTGTGCCAATCAAGTCCTGAGGGAGGTACCCGAGGAGAGGAACAGCcctgatacaaataaaaaatgtatcatcTCAGTTAGTTAGTATCGCACTGTCCTTGTGTGACTTGATGCAAATActcaaaactattttttaaaagcatttctGTCGTTTCTTACCGCTCATCGACATCCTGGAACACGCAactgggagtgtgtgtggtggtgaagATCCGCTTGTCTGTTGGAATTCTGGGtgctttaaagaaagaaaattggTAACATTGTGAAAAGTGCCTtgtctaaaataaaatataggagAAATGGTAAAAATATAATTGATAGAAGGAAGTGTGCCtggaaaacaaatagaaatgtgatattaaataGTGTTCTTCCCCAAAACCTGCAGTCAGGTACTTACCATCATAACCAGAGTGAACCCTCTCAGccaggaggaggcagcagaacTGGTCCTCAGCGTGGACGGTGTCCTGAACCTTCATCCGATATGGCGTCATGCGGAATGGATAGTACTGTATGTTGCCCTCACGCTCTTTACCACCgctgtaatttaaaatgtagaagAAGAGCTAAGTTAAACAGGGATGGTCTATTCATAAATACTCTCAATTAAGGTTTATGGATTTCAATTTCCCAAACACATGGGGGCGCTGTGTGGTTATTTTCCATCCATCAACCCAACCATCTCTGTGTACAGTCAATGAGTAAATTAATGTTGTgtggttgtgcatgtgtgttttaaatgggCGTGTGCAGAGCGATCTTTAGGCCAAATGGTTAGAGTGAAAGCCAAGTGACTACAACGTTCGATGTTCTACTGTGGCCGTGGACCATggttccccccctctctctcttcccccatgtttcctgtttgcctctgtgtacgtgtgtacgtgtgtgtgtgtgtgtgtgtatctatatgTATGTGGCAATTGCCTGGAAAAAGCATTCAATTACGCTTTACCCGCTTATGATGTCACAAAATAATTGAAAGGCATGTGAAGAACGGAAGCATGAATTAATAACACAGGTCTGAGCAGCAGATGGACCAACGCCCACTCACCTGATACGACAGAAGAAGGATTTCTCCTGCATGCAGTCAGGTGGGGATGACTCTGAAAggggtaaagaaaaatgttttaattcagagGTAACATTATCCAGACCGTATGCTGGTGGGGGTCTCGGCTCCTGCAGGCAATCAAGCTTTAATTAGCtctataaaaactaaaacacaattTAGGAGAACAGCTCTGCACTCAATGCAAAGAATTTACTCCAAATTGAGTTCTTTATTCATTTCCAGGCATACAGGGTTCAAAGCGAAACAGAAAAAGTGCAGCTCTGGGTCTGATGTTTAtcaagttgtgttgtttttgtaccTGCTCCGGTGCACATGCTCCATGACGGCAGGCGGTACGGCGTTGTGAAGCTGTAAAACACGCTAACATCCTGCGGTGTCAGGAACTCCACAAATTTGGTGTTTTTGAACACGTCTCTTTTGCAGTTGAGGATGGAGGCAGCCTGATCAGAAATGTAGACGATGCGTCCTGTGATCAGAGACACTGCGACTGCAAAAATGTCCTGCggaacacaaaatacaaatttgtggaatgaataaaaaaaatgcttgaATGCAGTAACATAACATTTTTTGGGTTCAAACCTTATTCAAGCAAAGTTGACAAAATCATGAATTGTTAGTGTTGTCAAAGCATTTATTGATTTAAGCATCTATAAAGAACATAGATATCAGTATTGTGGTGAAAATAattaccatagactgtttatacaGATGGATGACAGTATAGATTGTACATCCCACCTCCTTCAAGTAAGTGGAGGGAACCAAGCAAAAAAGTcgaagtacacgtcaaatagtAGTTCATCAACAATAACACTTATGTCGGTTCAAGTGTAAACTTTTCTGctaattttaattcattttatatatatatatatatatatatatatatatatggcctATGAACTCAGTGATCATTTACTCAGTTACTCACGTTGTTCTTGAGGGTGTACTCAGATGTAATGCTGTCTATTTCCTCTATTGTGTAAGAAGATACATCCAGGTCTGAAGGTTGACCGTCATTGATCATCAGAAGCTGGTAATACTCCTCATTGGCTGCAGAAACAAAGTCAATGTCTGATGAATACATACGTACCGTGAACAGCAGATAATCTACACACTGTAGTCATGTTTTAATGATGACATATTTCTCTgtgttgcattaaaatacatacaACTGAATCTGTTCAACTGAACCTCTACCTGCTCATCTCTCTccacaaaaaaacatccttACTGTTCAAACTGTGTCTTTAGTGCTTTCATTGCATTACCATTAGCTGCTTACACGTTCTGATAACCAGCAGCTTTATTTATGCATTGAGTTTTCAAAAAGCGCAGCCTTACCTTGCACCTGTTTGACACAGCGCAGCGCGTACTTCAGCATGTTTAACGTGGAGGACTTGTTATTGCGTCTCTTTTCAGCAGGCAGGTGAAGCTTCAGCTCTTTCAGGGTTTTAATCACCTCCTTCTGCGTCTTGGCTTTGGCGGACTCCTGACTACTGTGGGTTGCACAAAGACACAGTAGCCAATCAGATTTGTAACAAGGAAAAATGTCCCACAAAAGAGATTAAACAATGAAAGTAGAAGATAATTCACAATGCACGATAATTAGAGCCTgtttgattagggttaggctgatgcctttcacagacacatcaGTATCTGTGCTTATGccgatatgaaaacttttaggATTCAGTGCCATTTTTTTCTTGAGATATTTAATCAAATATATCAGTATGCTCATTTTTTTACCTCCTAATATCTGTATCGGCATTGCCCCCAAAAATCGGTCGACCTCCAATGATTTTATAAGTCTGATCTAAAAATGAGACTTTaaggtgatgtgtgttttcagcctcGGTTACTGAACTTACCTGCAGCCGCTGGTCGAAGGGTTGTCCTGCTCTGAGCTCAGCAGACTGAAGGCGTTTGAACTGCTGGGAGGAGATGGACTGTGGGAGTTGGAGCTGTGGGGGAGATGAGGACAAGTGAACATTAGACAGAAAAATAGAGGAAAACTAAAATGTCACTCAGTGAAGCCCACCCCTCCGCCAAGGCTCCAACAGTCCTCGAGGATATTAAAAAGTACCCCCAGCTTTACAACGTGGGGTGTTGATAAGGTGTGCCAAAAAAAGCTCTGCAGATTTCTGTCTTTGTGGGCGTGAGTGGGGGGGAACAGCCTGTATGCTTGACTTCTCATTTAGGAGCCAGGTAACAGAAGAAATCACACTTTAAATCTGAGGTCAGTCTCACCCCCCTGAGGACCGTAAGTGCATCTAGCACCCGCTGTGCTGCACAGCACTAAAATAGTAAGAGCTGCAGACTGAATACATCTGACAGCAGGGTTGCTGCTGGAAATTCTGGTTCCACTGGAACAGTGAAGGTCTAAAATCCCTTCTTGACTCCAGGTCTCCTACTATGAAAAAggtctattattattattattgttattaattgCAATTCAAAATGTGAGACATATATAGGACATATAATGGCCCAATTAAGAGGATTCTCGAACATCAAgcaaaatatattattatagatACTATATATTTCATGTGACCGGGACATTACAGGTTGGTTACGAGCAGAAGAGGGAGGGACAGGCTGTATTATAGGTAATGGAGTTCAgtatcagtgtttatggtggGAGCCAGCTGCCAAGTGTAGGAAGAAGTGTAGTGTAGAAGTAAAGAAGAAGATGAATtactatcatcatcattttgaCCACAGTCCGTTTTgctaatttttaaaaaaataaaaataaagtggagCTAGTTTAATTCAAGGCCATGAACTGTGAATGTGTGGGAACTGGACTCTTCCACTGAAATGTGTGGGTACGTAGTCCACTGCATTAGCAAGCAAGATTAACCAAAGTCTATTAACTGATTCGTCCATTTGCTGCTATGAATAACCTGCTTACCTGgctaagaaaagaaaaaaccttcACAAATAGCCTCCCTCAGGCAGGTAAAGCCTCCGGGACCCAAGAATACAACAGCTGGTTTTAGACCGGACATGTATTAGTgttagaggaagaggaagttcTGTTTTAGATTCGGCTCTCTGCCGCGTGTCTCCTCTCAAGGTGAAGATCAGGGCAAGGTGGCTCCGTTAGAGTCAAAAACTTTCCACTGACAGAAAGAGTGAACGTTTGACGTTCATCCCGTCTCCAGAGGAGACATGAATaacacagtgacacagctgcatgtgaataaaacaaagaggagcagcagagggctAAACGTCTGATGCGTTTTTCCATTCTGTACAACAGCTACAAATGAACTATATGcctataaataataaaataaatttctGGTTGAGCATTTACAATATGAGGTTTCCAATAGTTTAAATGATAATTGGTGCCGTAGAGAGAGCATGGACATGAAGATTTCTCAcctgacaaaaaaagaaacctgt from Paralichthys olivaceus isolate ysfri-2021 chromosome 16, ASM2471397v2, whole genome shotgun sequence includes these protein-coding regions:
- the per2 gene encoding period circadian protein homolog 2 isoform X6, which produces MSEDSDSKPYHFPILEDQDVASLCRASTSCSSMPRGASGCSSMAQLHRIGGYNQGGPDLGLPSEGSDSSGQDPPASLHTHRKNTRSRLLPVEDVEMKSSGSSGSGTESHSNESHGNESQGNDSHGHGSMGSSNGNSKDSALLESSESNKSSNSHSPSPPSSSNAFSLLSSEQDNPSTSGCSSQESAKAKTQKEVIKTLKELKLHLPAEKRRNNKSSTLNMLKYALRCVKQVQANEEYYQLLMINDGQPSDLDVSSYTIEEIDSITSEYTLKNNDIFAVAVSLITGRIVYISDQAASILNCKRDVFKNTKFVEFLTPQDVSVFYSFTTPYRLPSWSMCTGAESSPPDCMQEKSFFCRISGGKEREGNIQYYPFRMTPYRMKVQDTVHAEDQFCCLLLAERVHSGYDAPRIPTDKRIFTTTHTPSCVFQDVDERAVPLLGYLPQDLIGTPFLLHLHPNDRPIMMAIHRKILQYAGQPFDHSSIRFCARNGEYIILDTSWSSFVNPWSRKVSFVIGRHKVRMGPVNEDVFVAPALSVGGTKTMDPDIQEITEQIHRLLLQPVHNSGSSGHGSLNSNDHLLGMSSSSESINKGKMLWEEEELSSKARPRTFQEICKGVHLQKCQEQQTTKQDNKKSISKSVQKSSAVVRPKEPATPLNWKEPWSMEENRTSFQEELAFNDQTVYSYQQISCLDSVVRYLESCNVPINMKRKCHSSSNTTSSNSNEDKQKGANDIQLSEEIIEDVPGAGEMAESCQNSRTPARAVSPPSQERESYKKLGLTKQVLAAHTQKEEQAFLHHFKELRRLTTLKANCSEYLERQREQTSSDAVPAARPFKQPGLAAEPVTRRGTRNKKTKSKRARQVVSSDSTVSHHSQQHLRPPRLIHGLNPTSWSSSDTSQSPYSMAYPAMMPGYPLQGYPTPASIVTSTDPPLANFGDNQATQAPPCQPSIHPVPFAAPMVTPIVALMLPNYMYSAMPPGPQPPQPVYHAETGGFTTQTQPFCQAAFPGQGTFMVQPSFGVQNPFSPQNLFAPQAGYLTQSYHLPLSSEIPKGLVEAQSRPSTPQSGLGGGQASPPLFQSGCSSPLNLLELELSVDLLDNTVLPPGGQGNPAERDKGASGTQAKASSHGDGNTSDANSLSSDMLDIMLQEDSYSGTGSATSGSMGSGSNGCGTSASGTSNSGTSKSRTSGSGVSASGTSASGTGSNNSSKYFGSVDSSQNSQKVKGHLSGSDARPVDMEQSEHFISNIQQVLREDREKLRLMHKNQPCFSEEQKKELMEVHPWIKNGSLPKAIDIKVCSCCDGTSEAAAVSSSSSAAAAAAMSEYQPDLDISDTETGEVGSQQRPREKLLNTDVASCHCPSLVSSSQTHISQTMNCSRFSE